From the genome of Luteibacter rhizovicinus DSM 16549:
CGAACGCCTGCTTCGTCTGGTGCCCGAGGCCGTCCTGGCTGTGGACGAGATTTCCGTTGGCGTCATAGCTATCGGAGAAGGCGGCACTGAACACGGTTCGGTTGAGGCCATCCGCGAGCACGGTCAGCTGCCCCAGGGCATTGAACGTACGCCCCTGCGAGCGGACTACGGTGCCGGCCAGCGTTAGGACCTGAGAGGATGTTCGATTGCCTGCGAGGTCCAGCGTGTAGTGGATGTGGTTACCCGAAGCATCGGTGATGTCAGTCAGCCGATGGGCGGCGTCATAGGTGTATGTGGTCACCACACCGTCAGGGTCCGTGACCGAATGGACCGTGCCGGTCGGGTCATAGGCCACCGTGGTGACCGCGTCTGACGGCGAAGCGACGGCCGAGGCGTTGGCACGGATGGTCTTGCTGGCAAGCCAGCCGCGTGGCGTGTAGACGAAGTCGGTAAGGACACCGTTCGGGTCCTTGACCCGGGTCACCCGACCGGCCTTGTCGTAGCTCACGTACGTCGTGACAAGACCGGCGCCATCGGTGCTGGACTTGAGGTCACCAAGGTGGTGGCAGGCGCCGCCCGAAGTGTCGCAACCCGATTCATCGGTAGTCGGATACCAGGCGTACGAGACCGTGTCGTGAAAGAGCGAGGAAGGCGACTGCAATCGCCAGGACTGCACGATCCTGGTCCAGCAACAGGACGGATGCATCTCCCTCGTACGTGACGCATCCGACCGTCCATTCGGGGCCGGAACACCCGACCCAAAGGATGAGAAAGCAGCGGTAACGAAAGCCATGGCTGCATGCAACGCAGCCGGCGGACAAACGTGCAGGGAAGTTCGCACGGATTGTTCCGAGGGAATTCTTTGAAGCGACTCGTTTAAGGCATACTTGCCATAGCAGGCGCCGCTGGCTCAGAGCAGCCGTGATTCGGCGGTCGACGTGCAGAACAACGCTCGTCAGCAGATGCAAGATCAACAGCAGGTCCAGCACCAGGTGGCGTCGACCGCATCACCGACTCCGTCCAGCAATCAGCGGCTCCGACGATGACACGGTGATAAGAGCCATGGGATCGGGAAGTTAGTCGACACGGATGCCACCGCACTCACGGAAACGTCAGCGAGCGCACGAACGCATCGAATATTTCGCGCGCTCGCTTCTCATCCTGGGTAGCGACGATCAGGCTGATACGACCGTCAACGAAGCCTTTCCCGTGCTTTCTCGTGAAATATACGACCCTATTTAGATACGGTTTGCCCTGGATCTCACCACGAGTCTCACCGACGTTCGCCGTAGCGCCCACCATCGAAATAGGCTTCAATCCGGTCGACAACGATGGCGGCTCGTCTCTGTCCACCCGCCATTCCAGATAAAAGTCGATACAACTGTGACGCGTTTTATCGAGACTGAAGCCGAAACCGTGGAAGGGCGCCGCTTTGGCGACACCGGACCAGGCCGTGATGTTCCTCGGGACACGGACTGAGAATCCATAGTCTTCGTTCGAGAACTTTCCACGAGCAGGCCATCCGATGCCGGTCGATACCGCTCCGAGATCTTTGCAAGTCACCAAGCCTTCGCCGAAGCATGAGGACGAAGTTGAGGCAAGCACGATGGATGCTGCGAGCCACGATCGAAACCGCTTCATGTCCACGTCCCCTGTTAACGCGTGCTTGGCCAACCGTCTTCTTGCGCCTCTCGGATAAAGTCAGCCTCAAGGCAGTTGGGAGGCCAGGTTCAGGGCCGCGTGGAGCATGTTCTGGTCCGGGTGATCTCGACAGAATGCGTCGACACTACCCACGATGGTAGCGTCCGATACGACACGAACACTGCTGCGCTTCGAGTTCGCTGTGAAATCACGCCCGGAGACGAAACCCCGGAACCAATTGAGCTCGCTGTTGCGCTCAATGGTGTCGTTGGCGAAGGCGGCCCACCCTCCACAGCCAGAAACCTCGAAAGCGACAGCGCGGGGCTGGGCGGAGGCAGCCTCGAGAGGGAGACCTAACAAGGCGAACATCGCGATAGTCAACACGACTTTCATCAATCGTAGCTCCTTAAGAACGTAGGCATTCCGGACAAGCCACCGACTGGTTAGTTGCCACCGTTTGCGACATTACCTTCGTGACTTTTTAACGACTCGTGAACTTGATCGCCTCACCCTCGACCACCACATGTCTGTCGTTATTGCTGCGATCGCTGCGCACGATCACGGCATCGGCGCCGATCTCGGCACCCGCTGCCTGTAGCTGCGGAATGGCATCGCTTACCGAGGGATCAGTCCAACCCGGCTTATAGCGCGTGGCAGAAACGATGCCAATCGAGGTGTACGCACGCTGCGGCGGCGAGTAAAGAATCTGCACCTGGCTTGCGTTTGTCCGCGCGTAAGGCGTCGGTACATTGCTATGCGCTTGATACGTGCTGCACCCGACGAGCGCACCAACTAGCGCGATGCCAATAAGAAGCTTCATATTGTCCCCTGCCGCTGTCCCTGCCACCGAAGGCTTCGTCAGAGTATTCACCTATCGAGCCATCGACGCCACCGAGCGAGACTGGGCCCGTTCGTCGGCAATAAAAAAGGGGTCACGCTTTTGGCGTGACCCCTTAGTACAGCTGGCGGAGAGGGTGGGATTCGAACCCACGGTTGGCTTTCACCAACGCCTGATTTCGAGTCAGGTACATTCGACCACTCTGCCACCTCTCCGTGAACGGTCGACGGCAGGGCTTTCGCTCTGCCGGGCCCGCAATGATAGTGGGTCTCTCTTGCCGTGACAACAGACTTTTGATGGGGCATTCTGCCGGTGCATTCCGGCGCCGTGGCGCCCTTCCCCGCTTCCAAGGCCACCATGATCGAGTTCGGACACGGCACGCATACGGGTCTTCGCCGCACGCGTAACGAGGACACCTATTACGCCGACGCCGGGCTGGGGTTGTTCCTGGTCGTGGACGGCATGGGCGGCCATAAGCATGGCGAGGTGGCGTCGGCCACGGCGCGCGACGGCGTGGTGGCCCAGGTCACCGCCGGCCAGTCGCTGGTGGACGCGATCCAGCGGGTGAACGAGGCGCTGATCGCCCGCTCCAGCGGGCTCTCCGAGTCCCGGCCGATGGGCACGACGATCGCCGCCGTACGGCTGGTCGGGCGCTCCTACGAGGCCGCCTGGGTCGGCGACAGTCGCATCTACATCTGGGACGGCGAACTCAAGCGCCTCTCGCACGATCATTCCATCGTGGAAGCCCTGGTCGAGGCCGGTGACCTGACCGAGGCGCAGGCGCGGACGCATCCCCAGCGCAGCGTGCTCACCCAGGCCCTGGGCATCACCTCGCCAGACCAGCTCCATATCGGCCTGGCCAGGGGCGAACTGCCCTATGGCGCACGGCTGCTGCTGTGCACGGATGGCCTTACCGACGAAGTGGACGACGCGCGCATCGGCGCCATCGTCTCGCGAACGGATATCGCGGCGCAGGAAAGCGTGGACCATCTCCTGCTGGAAGCCCTCTCGGGCAGCGCGCGCGACAACATCACGGCGATCCTGCTGCGTTCGGCGGCCTGAGCGGCCGCCACGCGTCAGTGGACCGTTTCGGACGTTTCCATCTTCCGCCAGATGCTCTGCCCACCGGCTGACTTGTCCAGCGCTTCGAGGCGCTTGGCATGCCGTGCGAGTTCTTCCGGATCGGCGTGGCGCACCAGCGGACGACGCTTGATCACGATGTCCTGCAGCACACTGGTCCGGCCGCGCTCGTCGTTGGCATCGAAGGCGAACTCGAGACCGCCCTGACCCGTGGTCATCGCGACGTAGACGTCCGCGAGCAGCTGCGCATCGAGCAGGCCACCGTGGAGGTCGCGCTTGGTGTTGTCCACGCCCAGACGCTTGCACAACGCGTCGAGGCTGTTGCGCTGTCCGGGATACATCTGGCGCGCCATCAGCAACGTATCGAGCACCGTCGCGTAATCGGAAATCTGCCCGTAATGCTCCCCTGCCCGCTTCAGCTCGGCATTGAGGAAGCCGACGTCGAACGCCGCGTTATGGATGATCAACTCGGCGCCGCGGATGAAATCGAGAAACTCGTCCACCTTCTCGATAAACAGCGGCTTGTCGACCAGGTGTTCGTCCTTGATACCCGTGACCTTGCTCGCCTCTTCGTCGATGGCGCGCTGCGGGTTGAGGTACGTATGGAAGTGGCTGCCCGTGGGACGGCGACCGATCATCTCGACCGCACCGATTTCCACGAGGCGATGACCGAGGTGCGCTTCGAGGCCGGTGGTTTCGGTATCGAGAACGATCTGCCTCATGCCACGGTCCCCTTCGACTTGAAGATGATGGCCTGGTCGCGCGCGGCGACGTCCACGCGCTCGTTCTCGACATGGCCGGCATGTCCCTTCACCCATTCCCAGGTGACGGTATGCGCGGCCGCGGCTTCGTCCAGGCGGATCCACAGGTCCTGGTTCTTCACCGGCTTCTTGTCGGCGGTCTTCCAGCCGTTACGGCGCCACTTCGGCACCCACTCCTGCACACCTTGCATGACGTACTTGGAGTCGGTCATCAGGTGCACATGGCAGCGACGGGTCAGCGCTTCGAGCGCCGAGATCGCGCCCATCATTTCCATGCGGTTGTTGGTGGTGTCGGCTTCGCCGCCGGCGAGCATCTTCTCGATGCCCTTGGCTCTCAGCAGGGCGGCCCAGCCGCCAGGGCCGGGATTACCCAGACAGGCGCCATCGGTGAAGACTTCAACGGTGTCGGTGGTGATTTCGGTCAAGAGATGGACTCACGTGCGTTGCGACGGGCGCCAGACGCGAGCGTGCCGGGCATGGGTGCCTCGACCGCCGCGGTGCGGGCGCGCAAGGGTACCGCTGCCGGCCGTTTTTTGCGCGCTATGAGCATGTATCCGCCGCCGACCATGGACTCGCCGACGGGCGAGCCGCCCGCCCGCGGCCAGGCACTGCCCAACCGGCGCGGCATGGACAGCTCGAAATCGTCGCGAACCAGCCGCTGACTCCACCACCACGGCCAGGTCAGGCGCGGCCGGGTGCCACGGGCCTGCCGGGCCACCCAGGGCGACCACAGGCCGACGGGGTGGATACCGGTGATGGCGAGCATGCCGCCGGGCGCCAGGACGCGGATCGCTTCGTCGAGGAGATTGTCCTGGCGCGCCGTGGTTTCGAGGGCGTGCCGAAGCAGCACCACGCCGAAGGCGTCATCGGCGAACGGCAGGGCTTCCAGGCCGCTCGCGCAGACATCGCCGCCCAGGTGCGGCCCCGCGACCCGTACGGTCGCCCAGTGGCCCAGCAGGGGCAAGGCCGGTGGGTCGGCCTGGAGGGAGGCGGTGAGGTGCAGGCCGTGCTCCCCGGTACACCGGGTCAGCAGGGGCGAGAGGACACGGGCCTCGTCGGCCAGCAGCTTGCCGATCTGCGGCGACGCATAGATGTCGGGGGCCAGGGTGGGCATAGGTGACCAGTGTAGTGA
Proteins encoded in this window:
- a CDS encoding PP2C family protein-serine/threonine phosphatase — protein: MIEFGHGTHTGLRRTRNEDTYYADAGLGLFLVVDGMGGHKHGEVASATARDGVVAQVTAGQSLVDAIQRVNEALIARSSGLSESRPMGTTIAAVRLVGRSYEAAWVGDSRIYIWDGELKRLSHDHSIVEALVEAGDLTEAQARTHPQRSVLTQALGITSPDQLHIGLARGELPYGARLLLCTDGLTDEVDDARIGAIVSRTDIAAQESVDHLLLEALSGSARDNITAILLRSAA
- the dnaQ gene encoding DNA polymerase III subunit epsilon → MRQIVLDTETTGLEAHLGHRLVEIGAVEMIGRRPTGSHFHTYLNPQRAIDEEASKVTGIKDEHLVDKPLFIEKVDEFLDFIRGAELIIHNAAFDVGFLNAELKRAGEHYGQISDYATVLDTLLMARQMYPGQRNSLDALCKRLGVDNTKRDLHGGLLDAQLLADVYVAMTTGQGGLEFAFDANDERGRTSVLQDIVIKRRPLVRHADPEELARHAKRLEALDKSAGGQSIWRKMETSETVH
- the rnhA gene encoding ribonuclease HI, coding for MTEITTDTVEVFTDGACLGNPGPGGWAALLRAKGIEKMLAGGEADTTNNRMEMMGAISALEALTRRCHVHLMTDSKYVMQGVQEWVPKWRRNGWKTADKKPVKNQDLWIRLDEAAAAHTVTWEWVKGHAGHVENERVDVAARDQAIIFKSKGTVA
- a CDS encoding methyltransferase domain-containing protein; its protein translation is MPTLAPDIYASPQIGKLLADEARVLSPLLTRCTGEHGLHLTASLQADPPALPLLGHWATVRVAGPHLGGDVCASGLEALPFADDAFGVVLLRHALETTARQDNLLDEAIRVLAPGGMLAITGIHPVGLWSPWVARQARGTRPRLTWPWWWSQRLVRDDFELSMPRRLGSAWPRAGGSPVGESMVGGGYMLIARKKRPAAVPLRARTAAVEAPMPGTLASGARRNARESIS